In Streptomyces canus, one DNA window encodes the following:
- a CDS encoding carbohydrate ABC transporter permease: MRTRLKTVLGLLLTGIMLFPVYWMLNVSLTRDQDMRKSPPDLFPSHVTLEGYRAVVDQQLPYLGTSLVIGLGTVALTVALAAPAGYALAKLRPRGGGIMSFVLLAAQMIPGIIMAMGFYAIYLQLGLLQTVPGLIVADSTLAVPFAVLIFTAFMSGIPGELLQAAKTDGAGPLRTFRSIVLPMSRNAVVTVSLFAFLWSWSDFIFASTLVNGGTHEPITLGIYHYIGNNNQQWNAIMATAVVASLPAAVILVLAQRYVAAGVTAGAVKD; encoded by the coding sequence ATGAGAACACGGCTGAAGACCGTCCTTGGCCTGCTGCTGACCGGGATCATGCTCTTCCCGGTGTACTGGATGCTCAACGTGTCCCTCACCCGCGACCAGGACATGCGCAAGAGCCCACCGGACCTGTTCCCCTCCCACGTCACCCTGGAGGGCTACCGGGCCGTCGTCGACCAGCAGTTGCCCTACCTCGGCACCAGCCTCGTCATCGGTCTGGGCACCGTCGCCCTGACCGTGGCGCTGGCCGCCCCCGCCGGCTATGCGCTGGCCAAGCTGCGCCCGCGCGGCGGCGGAATCATGAGCTTCGTCCTGCTGGCCGCCCAGATGATCCCCGGGATCATCATGGCGATGGGCTTCTACGCCATCTACCTCCAACTCGGCCTGCTCCAGACCGTTCCCGGCCTGATCGTCGCCGACTCCACCCTGGCCGTCCCCTTCGCCGTCCTCATCTTCACCGCGTTCATGTCCGGCATCCCCGGCGAACTCCTCCAGGCCGCGAAGACGGACGGCGCGGGACCCCTGCGCACCTTCCGGTCCATCGTGCTGCCGATGAGCCGCAACGCCGTCGTCACGGTGTCCCTGTTCGCGTTCCTGTGGTCCTGGTCCGACTTCATCTTCGCCAGCACCCTGGTCAACGGCGGGACGCACGAGCCGATCACCCTGGGCATCTACCACTACATCGGCAACAACAACCAGCAGTGGAACGCCATCATGGCCACCGCCGTCGTGGCCTCCCTGCCCGCCGCGGTCATCCTCGTCCTCGCCCAGCGCTACGTCGCCGCCGGCGTGACCGCCGGCGCCGTCAAGGACTGA